In Haloarcula salinisoli, one genomic interval encodes:
- a CDS encoding DUF1616 domain-containing protein has product MTVSETARRVVRSTLSLVPIDLVLVLAYVTFATAAVETGEGSTVQFLIGVGLVLFAPGYTVVAALFPARARQREERQPTSVLALTRPHDGVLVRERLALAFGVSVLLLPIVAVAYGAVGISLTTSSILAAVWAIVGVGAVVGTARRLALPEREQFDLLRVAQGVGTGRPLADDSTTTLLTVALCCMVVVSLGAFSAAIAGPSQSMSYTSASLLTTGQNGEPVASGYPANVSQDESVPLVVRVTNHHDTAANYTVVTRLQRVEGGTVQSGQRVWQGRQRLGVNETWTQNHTVVPPFAGQDLRLTYFVYRGSVPETVSQSTADDVLYLRLDVFPNGARNPQTPTGNSTGQG; this is encoded by the coding sequence GTGACCGTGTCCGAGACGGCCCGTCGCGTGGTCAGGTCGACACTGTCGCTCGTCCCCATCGACCTCGTGCTCGTCCTCGCGTACGTGACCTTCGCAACCGCGGCCGTCGAGACTGGGGAGGGGTCGACCGTCCAGTTTCTCATCGGCGTCGGGCTGGTCCTGTTCGCACCCGGATACACCGTCGTCGCGGCGCTGTTCCCGGCTCGGGCCCGACAGCGCGAGGAGCGCCAGCCGACCAGCGTGCTCGCGCTGACGCGGCCACACGATGGCGTGTTGGTCCGTGAACGGCTGGCACTTGCCTTCGGCGTGAGCGTGCTCTTGCTTCCTATCGTGGCCGTCGCCTACGGCGCCGTCGGCATCTCGCTGACGACGTCGTCGATACTTGCGGCGGTCTGGGCTATCGTCGGTGTCGGGGCCGTCGTCGGGACGGCCCGGCGGCTAGCGCTGCCCGAGCGGGAACAGTTCGACCTGTTGCGGGTCGCTCAGGGCGTCGGTACCGGTCGCCCACTCGCCGACGATTCGACGACGACGCTGCTCACTGTCGCGCTCTGTTGCATGGTCGTCGTCTCCCTGGGAGCGTTCTCGGCCGCTATCGCCGGTCCGTCCCAGTCGATGTCCTACACGAGCGCCTCGCTGCTGACCACTGGCCAGAACGGGGAGCCGGTGGCGAGTGGCTACCCGGCCAACGTCTCTCAGGATGAGTCGGTCCCGCTGGTCGTTCGTGTGACCAACCACCACGACACGGCGGCAAACTACACCGTCGTGACCAGACTCCAGCGGGTCGAGGGCGGGACCGTCCAGTCCGGCCAGCGGGTCTGGCAGGGGCGCCAGCGCCTCGGCGTCAACGAGACCTGGACGCAGAACCACACCGTTGTGCCGCCTTTTGCCGGCCAGGACCTCAGACTGACGTACTTCGTCTACCGCGGCTCGGTGCCCGAGACCGTCTCCCAGTCGACGGCAGACGACGTGCTGTATCTGCGCCTGGACGTCTTTCCGAACGGGGCGAGGAACCCACAGACGCCCACTGGCAACAGTACTGGCCAGGGGTGA
- a CDS encoding Gfo/Idh/MocA family protein, translated as MTLETAVVGGGVVSDYHLSGLQQCPDTELVAICDLDESRAREKATEYDINAYADFEGMLARESLDWIHLCTPVGTHLELARMAMEDGIPVLIEKPVTESVAEAEELERLVEEHDATVSVVHNHNFSPAMRKARQLIEDGTIGRLRSVDLLYAGETFPDDVRRGAWAFELPGGEFEEGLPHPIYMVLNLGGYPESTDSIQASTSLANEYTQEFDYDSVQFQYTTDDGVLCSGTVLASDVPHKVIQVHGDRGSIEIDVVSQSVTVLDRDYQASPKARALANVDHILGRVQGTVENLVAVARRTVDDDWDSVRNLDSHSYQFGEEVRAIQRDEPTAVPVTEGTWTLRIIEAVRAAATEADEEQTVPLSTDST; from the coding sequence ATGACACTGGAAACCGCGGTCGTCGGCGGCGGCGTGGTGTCCGATTACCACCTCTCGGGGCTACAGCAGTGTCCCGACACCGAACTTGTCGCCATCTGCGACCTGGACGAGTCACGAGCCAGGGAGAAAGCCACAGAGTACGACATCAACGCCTACGCCGATTTCGAGGGGATGTTGGCCCGGGAGTCGCTCGACTGGATACATCTCTGTACACCGGTCGGAACACACCTCGAACTGGCCCGGATGGCCATGGAGGACGGCATCCCCGTCCTGATAGAGAAACCAGTCACCGAGTCCGTCGCGGAGGCCGAGGAACTGGAACGGCTCGTCGAGGAACACGACGCCACCGTCTCGGTGGTCCACAACCACAACTTCTCGCCGGCCATGCGAAAGGCCCGCCAGCTCATCGAGGACGGCACCATCGGACGGCTGCGTTCCGTCGACCTGCTGTACGCCGGCGAGACGTTCCCCGACGACGTCCGTCGGGGCGCGTGGGCGTTCGAGCTCCCTGGCGGCGAGTTCGAGGAGGGGTTACCCCACCCGATATACATGGTGTTGAACCTCGGCGGCTACCCCGAAAGCACCGACTCGATTCAGGCGAGCACCTCGCTCGCCAACGAGTACACCCAGGAGTTCGACTACGACAGCGTCCAGTTCCAGTACACCACCGACGACGGCGTCCTCTGCAGCGGGACAGTGCTGGCCAGCGACGTCCCCCACAAGGTCATCCAGGTCCACGGCGACCGCGGGAGCATCGAGATAGACGTCGTCTCCCAGTCGGTGACGGTGCTGGACCGCGACTACCAGGCATCGCCGAAGGCCCGCGCGCTGGCCAACGTCGACCACATCCTCGGCCGTGTCCAGGGGACAGTCGAGAACCTCGTCGCCGTCGCTCGCCGCACCGTCGACGACGACTGGGACTCGGTCCGGAACCTGGACTCACACAGCTATCAGTTCGGCGAGGAAGTCAGGGCGATTCAGCGCGACGAGCCGACGGCAGTCCCGGTCACCGAGGGGACGTGGACGCTCCGTATCATCGAGGCCGTTCGCGCGGCAGCGACGGAGGCCGACGAAGAACAGACTGTCCCGCTGAGTACCGATAGCACGTGA
- a CDS encoding glycosyltransferase family 2 protein: protein MTYDGATVAVVVPAYNESGLVGGVIETVPDYVDRVYVVEDGSTDDTWAEIRTTAKRINAESPSGGEFDRRVVPIRHEENRGVGGAIKTGYLAARDDRIDVTAVMGGDAQMRPELLAGVIDPIVADEADYVKGNRLLNADHREGMPRFRYVGNRILTWLTRIASGYWTIGDPQNGYTAISLHALETAGIEEMYEYYGYCNDLLVRCNVAGLRVMDVPRPANYGEEESHIDYRSYVPKVSVMLFRGFLRRLWRKHVRADPHPMVGLYGASAAGALYAAHRAVRSEGTSGLGRAAVVLLTAGLCLVAALTLDRNHDAALGRRRETLQRPEPTESASTPATPVEQD from the coding sequence GTGACCTACGACGGTGCGACGGTCGCGGTCGTCGTTCCGGCGTACAACGAATCCGGCCTGGTCGGGGGCGTCATCGAGACGGTCCCCGACTACGTCGACCGCGTGTACGTGGTCGAGGACGGCTCGACCGACGACACGTGGGCCGAGATACGTACGACAGCCAAACGAATCAACGCCGAGAGCCCGTCTGGCGGCGAGTTCGACCGTCGCGTCGTCCCGATCCGCCACGAGGAAAACCGGGGCGTCGGCGGCGCCATCAAGACCGGCTATCTCGCCGCCCGCGACGACCGAATCGACGTCACGGCGGTGATGGGCGGTGACGCACAGATGCGGCCGGAGTTACTCGCGGGCGTCATCGACCCTATCGTGGCCGACGAGGCCGACTACGTCAAGGGCAACCGGTTACTGAACGCCGACCACCGGGAGGGGATGCCCCGCTTTCGCTACGTCGGCAACCGCATCCTGACGTGGCTCACCAGAATCGCCAGCGGCTACTGGACCATCGGCGACCCACAGAACGGCTACACCGCTATCTCCCTGCACGCGCTGGAGACGGCGGGTATCGAGGAGATGTACGAGTACTACGGTTACTGTAACGATCTGCTCGTCAGATGTAACGTCGCGGGCCTGCGCGTGATGGACGTCCCTCGCCCGGCCAATTACGGCGAGGAGGAGAGCCACATCGACTACCGCTCCTACGTCCCGAAGGTCTCGGTGATGCTGTTCAGGGGGTTCCTCAGGCGACTCTGGCGCAAACACGTCCGGGCGGACCCCCACCCGATGGTCGGGCTCTATGGGGCCAGCGCTGCGGGTGCGCTGTACGCCGCCCACCGAGCGGTTCGCAGCGAGGGGACGAGCGGACTGGGGCGGGCTGCGGTGGTGCTGCTCACTGCCGGGCTGTGTCTCGTCGCCGCCCTGACGCTCGACCGGAACCACGACGCCGCGCTCGGCCGCCGCCGTGAGACGCTGCAGCGACCAGAGCCGACCGAGTCGGCGTCGACGCCCGCCACACCGGTCGAACAGGACTAG